The Meiothermus sp. CFH 77666 genome segment CCAGCCCCCGCAGCTTCCCTACCACGATGATGTCCCCTGCGGCAATTATCTCGGCGCCCGCATTGACATCGCCCAGAACCACCACCGTGCCGGGGGACTCCACCCGGGCGCCCGAACGCAGGGTCTGGTCAATCACCTCGGTGTAGGGGATGTATTTTTCGCCCCGTTGGGGCCTGAACTGTAGACCCCGTTCACGGCCTAGCTCGAGCAAGGCTTCCAGAGTTGCCTGGTTTACCACCCCAGCGACTTCCACCTCGAGGGGCAAATCGGGCAGCTCTGCCAGGGCCTTGCGAAGCATCTCGGGGGTTTCGTTGCCATCGAGCCGCAAGGCCAGCGCATTGAGGGTCGCACGAATCCGCATCGTGGCTAGTTATACCAGCCCCGAAGGGCCCTCACAAGTCGCAACTTATTCCAAATTTCCACGAGCCACTAACCACGTGCCACAAGCCAATCTCAACGATTGGCAATATGGATGGCCTGACGGTGCAGGTGCTCGGCAGCCTCCATGATGCCCTCGGAAAGGGTGGGGTGGGCATGGACGGTCAGGCCCACATCGGTCACGGTGGCCCCCATTTCCAGCGCCAGCGCCATCTCGGCAATCAAATCGGAGGCGCTTGGCCCGACCATATGGGCGCCCAGCAGCAGGTCGGTTTCGGCATCGCCGATCAGCTTGATCAGCCCCTCGGTGGCCCCCAGGGTCATGGCCCGGCCCGAGGCCGAGAGGGGGAACTTGCCCACCTTGACCTTGTAACCGGCCCTGGTGGCTTCCTCCTCGGTCAGGCCGACGGCGGCCCACTCCGGGCTGGTGTAAACCACATTGGGGATCTGGTAGTCCATGGCGGCGTTGCCCCCAGCCGCGTTTTCGGCGGCAATCAGGCCCTCCTTCATGGCTTTGTGGGCCAGCAGGGGGGGGCGGGTCACGTCGCCGATGGCGTAGATGCCGGGCACGTTGGTTTCCATGCGCTCGTTGGTGGGGATGTAGCCGCGCTCGTCCACCCTGACGCCGATGCCCTCGAGGCCCAGTCCCTTGCCCCGGGGCCGCCGCCCGGTGGCTACCAGAATCTTGTCCACCACAAGGGTTTCTTGTTTGGCCGCCTTCAGGTCTTCCAGCGTGACGTGGAGGCCGTCTTTTTTCCTCTCCACCTTCACGCCCTTGGTCTGGGTGCGGATGGCAATACCCTGCTTGCCCAAAATTTTGGCCAGCAGGCCGGCGGTCTCGGGGTCGGCGGCGGGCAGAATCTGGCCCATGAACTCAATCACCGTGACCTCGGCCCCCAGGCGTTTATAGACCTGGGCGAACTCGAGGCCAATCGCACCCCCGCCAATACAGAGCAGCCGCTTGGGGAACTTTTCCTCCACCCGCAGGGCCCCGGTAGAGTCCACAATGTCCTTCTGGTCTACCTCGAAGCCCGGCAGGGTGTTGGGCTCGGAGCCGGTGGCCACGATAAAGGTTTGGCCCTGGATGCGTTCACCCCCGACCTCGATGGTGTTCTTGTCAACAAACCTGGCAAAGCCGATTTTGAGGTCTACCTTGTTGCCCTTCAGAAGCTGAGAAACCCCGCCGGTGAGCTTTTTGACGATGCCGTCGCGCCAGCCGCCCAGCTTTTTGGTGTCGAGCCTGGCTTCTTTCACCTCGAGGCCAAACTCGCCCCCGTGGCGGATGCCCTCGAGCTCCTCGGCGGCATGCAACAGGGCCTTGGTGGGAATACAGCCCACGTTCAGGCAGACCCCGCCCACGTACTCCGCTTCCACAGCCAGCACTTTCTTGCCCAGTTGGGCCGCCCGGATGGCCGCGTGGTAGCCGCCGGGGCCGGTTCCGATCACAATTACATCGTAGATAGTTGACATAGACACCCCATTCTAGTGAGTGCTTAGTTGAAAAACAAAATCTGCTAGATGAAAAACTATAGCGCTTCCAGGAAGAGCCGCTCGGGTTTTTCCAGGAGCCGGATCACTTCCTTGCAGAACCGCGCGGCCTCGGCGCCGTCTACCAGCCGGTGGTCGAAGGAGAGCGAGAGGTACATCATCTGCCGTACCACAATCTCGTCACGTTGGTTCACCACCGGGCGCTTCTGGATGGAGTGCACCCCCAGGATGGCTGCGTCGGGCACGTTGATGATGGGGAAGCTGAACAGGGCCCCAATCGAGCCGATGTTGGTCACGCTGAAAGTGGAGCCGCTCACCTCCTCGGGGGCCAGCTTGCCGGCGCGGGCCTTTTCGGCCAGGTCGGCAATCTCGCGGGCCAGTTGCAGCAGGCTTTTACGATCCACGTCGCGAACCACCGGCACAATCAGGCCGTTCTCGGCGGCCACCGCCATCCCGATGTTGATGTAGTGCTTGAGCACCACCTCTTGCCGGGCCTCGTCCAGCGAGCTGTTCAGGGAAGGGAACTTCTTGAGCGCCACCGCGATGGCCTTGAAAATAAACGGCAGGTAGCTGAGCTTGACCCCCTGGGCTTCGGCTTCCGGCTTGAGCCGCTCGCGCAGGGCCACCAGCTCGGTCAGGTCGGCTTCGTCCACCGAGAGGGTGCGCACGGTATAGAGGTGCGAGGCCACCATCTGCTGGGCAATGGCCCGGCGCAGGCCGCGCAGGGGTACGCGGGTCTCGAGGTCTTCGTAGCCCTTGGGGGGCTTGTACTGCACCGGAGGGGGGAAGCCGGTAGCGGGTGGCTTGTGGCCTGTGGGTTCTGGTGCTGGAGCGGCAGGGGCCTGCTCTTTGCTTTGTGCATAGGCCCGTACATCCTCTACCCGTACCCTGCCCCCTGGCCCTGAGCCCGGAACCTGGGCAATGTCCAGGCCCAGCTCGCGGGCCAGTTTGCGGGCCGCCGGCACCGCAATTACGCGCCGGGGCTGGGCCACGGTGGTGCTCTCTACTGCCTGGAGTGGGGCTGCCTTGCTGAAGGGGTTTTTCACCTGCTCCGGCTTGCTGTCGGGTTTGAACAGGGAGAGGTTGGCGCCATCGTCCTCTACGACCCGGCCCGGCTCTACGATGGAGCGCTCTTCCTGGGCCTGCACGCTCGGCGCGGGGGCGGGTTTTTGGTTCGAGATGGGGGCGGTCACTTCTCCCGGTTCGGCCACCAGGGCAATGGGCGCATGGACGGGCACCACGTCGCCCTCCTTCACCAGCTTTTGCAGGAGCACCCCCGCCAGGGGACTCGGGAGTTCCACCGTCACCTTATCGGTCATGACCTCTACAAAAGGCTGGTCTTTTTGCAAGGCGTCGCCTTCGTTCACCAGCCACCGAAGAATTTCACCTTCTACCACAGATTCTGCCAGTTCGGGTAACACCACTTCTTTGGGCATGCGTCCTCCCTAGTAGTCGAGTAAGCGCTTGGCGGCGTTCAAGATGCGCGTCACGGTGGGCATGTAGAGCTTGTCCTGGGCCAGCGGATAGGGGGTATCGAAGCCGGTCACCCGCAGGGGCGGGGCCAGCAACTGGTCGAACAACTCTTCCGAAACGGTGGCGGTTACTTCGGAGGCCACGCTGGCCGTGCGCGGGGCCTCGGAGATCATCAGCAGGCGTCCGGTCTTAGCCACCGAGTTCAGCACCGTCTCTTTGTCCCAGGGCATCACGGTGCGCAGGTCAATCACCTCCGGGTCTACCCCGACGGCGGCCATTTCCTCGGCGGCCCGCAGGGTCTCGACCATGGGCCCCCCATACGAAACCAGGGTGATGTCGCTGCCTTCGCGGCGGATGGCGGCCTTGCCGATGGGAATCAGGTAGTCGTCGGACGGCACTTCCTCCTTGACCGCGCGGTAGAGCCGCTTGGGCTCCATGAAAACCACCGGGTCGTCGTTGCGGATGGCCGCCTTCAGAAGCCCCTTGGTGTCGTAGGGGGTGGAAACCACCACCACCTTAAGGCCGGCGGTATGGGCAAAGTGGGCCTCGGGGCTTTGCGAGTGGTGGTGCCCCCCCTTCACGCCGCCTCCGGTGGGCATTCGCACCACCATGGGGGCGGTGAACTGTCCCCCAGAGCGGTAGCGGAGCTTGGCTGCCTGGGAGAAAAGCTGGTCAATGCCGGGGAAGACGTAGTCGGCAAACTGAATCTCGGCCACCGGGCGCATTCCGTGGGCAGCCAGCCCCACGGCGGCCCCCAGAATGGCGGCTTCAGAAAGGGGAGAGTCTATAACCCGGTCAGGGCCATACTTCTGTTGCAGGCCCTCGGTCGCCAGGAAAACCCCCCCGCGCTTGCCCACATCCTCCCCCAGCAACATTACCCGCTCGTCGCGGCTCATCTCTTCGTCCAGGGCGGTATTGATCGCCTGGATCAGGGTCATGGTTGGCATACAACCTCCATTACGGGTCGCAAGTCACAAGTCTTCAAAAAGAGGACAGAAACCTTTACCGTCAGGATTGCAATTCGTCCATCACCAGGCGGCGCTGCTCTTCCAGATGCCAGGGGCGGGCAGCGTACACATCGTCGAACATTTGCAGGGGGTCGGGCTCGCCCGCTTGCAGGGCTTCTTGCAAGGCGGCTTCCTGTTCTTTGGCAAGTTCGATGCGTAGTTCGTTGGCCCACTGGGCATCCCAGAGCCCTTCTTTCTCCAGGAAACGCTGGTAGCGCAGCAAGGGGTCTTGCTGGCGTTCGGCGGCCAGCTCCTCGCGTGAACGGTAGCGACTGTCGTCATCGGCAGAAGAGTGCGCCCCAAAGCGGTGAACCACCAGTTCGACCAGGCTGGGCCCGTGCCCGGCCCTGGCCCGCTCGATGGCTTCCTTCATCACGAAGTAGCTGGCCAGCACATCCAGCCCGTCCACATAGTAGCCGGGAATCCCGTAGGCATGGGCCTTGACGGCGATGTTTTCGGAGGCGGTTTGCTTGGAGATGTTCACGCTGATGGCATAGCGGTTGTTTTCGCACACAAACACCGCTGGCGCACCCTGCACAGCGGCAAAGTTGATGCCGGCGTGCCAGTCGCCCTCGCTGGTAGCCCCGTCGCCAAAGGTGCAGATCGCGACCTGCCCGGTGCCGCGCAGCTTCATGCTGATAGCCGCCCCCGCCGCAGGGGGTACGTGCGAGGCGATGGCCGAACACACCGTAAAAATATTCAGACTTTTGCTGCCGGGGTGCGAGGGCATCTGGCGGCCCTTGGCGGGGTCGGCGGCGTTGCCCAGGGTCTGGCCGAAAATCTCCACCAGGGGCACCTCCATGGCCAGCACCAGGCCCATGTCGCGGTAGTAGGGAAACAGCCAGTCGTGGCCCTTTTGCAGCGCATGGGCAATGGCGACCTGAGCCCCTTCGTGGCCTGCGTGAGGGGCTATGAAGCTGGTTTTGCCAGTGCGAATCAGGATGACCAGCTTTTCGTCCAGTATCCGTGCTGCCAGCATGTCGCGGTAGAAGCGCTGGAGCTGCTCGGGGGACAGCCCGTGCTCAAAGGGCGCGATCCAGTGGCCCTGTTCGTCTACCAGCCGGATGGGCTCTGGGCTAAAGGGTTGGAAGCGTATTTTCTCTTGAACCATGTTTCCTCCCGGCCTGCTGGGGTGACCAGCCGGCCCGACCTGCCAAGCCTTGGGTAAAGGCTTTTTTGTCCGGGGCGCCCTGGGTAAGGACTGCCACGGGGAATAACCACCCAGCCAAACCAAAAGACCTCCAGCGGGGGAGGTCTGCGCTTGGGTTTTGGTATACCGGGCTCGAGGTTTCGGGAGAGCCAATCACTGCCGGTAGCGCAAGGCTCTTTCCCATACCGACCTCTTGGTACCCAAGATTATAGCCGGTTTTTCCCCAGGCCGATTGGGGGTCAAGTAGGCTATGCAGACCTCATACCAAAATGCTTGGATAGTTATCCAGGGGGGCATGTCTAACCCCCTCATCCGGCGATGCTCCATACGCAGCTATTGACGTCACCGACGTCATTCCTACATGCCGCTGGCGAGATGCCGCCACCTTCTCCCGCAAGGGGAGAAGGAAAGGGGTCTGGTGATTTTGGTACAAGGCATCCAAAAATGCTTCCCGTGGGGGCCCCAGATGGGGAGGATCAAATGAAGGGCACTTTGCTACGAAGCCCTGACGGTTCCGGTAGACTCAATCCCGCTGGGTATATCATCACGGTGGATCGCCCCATGAAACTGCGAGTCTGTGTCATAGGTAAACCCAAACTGGCCTATGCCAAAGCGGGTGTGGAGGAGTATACAAGGCGCTTGCAGCGCTACGGGAAGCTCGAGCTCCTCTACCTCAAGGAGGGCATCCCGGTTCAGGAAGGGCAGCGTTTGCTGGAAGCCTCCGAAGGCTACCGGCGGGTGGTGCTGGACGAGCGAGGCCAGTTGCCCGATACCCTGGCCTTCAAGGCCCGGCTCGAGGCCTGGGAGTTGGAGGCCGAAAAAGGCGTGGCGTTCCTGATTGGGGGCGCCGAGGGCCATACCCAGGCCGTGCGAGACGAGGCCGACTGGCTGCTGTCCCTGTCTAAACTAACCCTTCAGCACGAGCTGGCGCTGGTGGTGCTCCTGGAGCAGCTTTACCGGGTCGAAACCCTCAAGCGGGGCGAGCCCTACCACCGATAAATGCCTCCAAAATGCGACTTTCCGAGGTGGGGGCCCCCACCGTAAGCGTTGTAAACCGATGTGCGCAACTCAATGGCTTCACTGCAAACGCGCCTTGAACAAGCTTACCGTGGGGTATCTTCGCGGGCCGGGTAGCCCATCTGTTTTAGCCACTTTTCGCGGGTGAGGGTGGTGGAGAGGACGGGCTCGAGCACCACATTGATGTTGCTGGCATCTGGCATCACCGTCGCAATGTTGCCATTAACCCTATACCACCCAAACAGGTCGCCCACATCCTGGGTGCCGTTGTCGTTCACATCCTTCCAGGCCGAGATGCGGTAGCCCACCAGCCCGGTGGTTGAAAGGCTGCTGCGGCTGTAGGGCGCCTGGGTGCCGGTCTGGGTGATGACCACCGGACTAAAATCCAGCAACAGGCTCAGGGTGGGGGTTTCGCGCAGCACCGCGTCGAAGTAAATCCGGGTGCCCTGGATGTTCTGGGTGGGCGGGGGGGTGGTTGGGGGCTGTACCACGGTCAGGGTAATGCGGGTCTCGCCCTGCACGGTCTGTCCGCTCACGCTGGCGCTGCCGCTGACCACCAGGGTGTAGGTGCCGGGGGTGCTGCCCGCCGGAATGGTCAGGGTGGTGCTGCTGCCGGATACGGGGCTGGCGGGGCTGAAGCTGGGGGTGGTGCCGCCGGGCTGCCCGCTCACGCTCAGGGCCACCGGCTCGGTGAAGTTGGTACGGATGATGCCGATGGTAACGGAAGCGCTTGCGCCGGTGTTGAGGGTCAGGGCGTTGGGGCTGGCCGAGAGCACTAGCGAGCGAGGGGGTGGGGTGTTCAGGCGGGCCAGGGCGGCCTGCGCGTTTATGAGCCCCGCACCGCACTCGAGGCCGCTGGGGCGGTTGCACTGGGCCGGGTTCAGGGGCCGGGCGGTGTCTTTCAGGATGGAGAGCCCTTCGGCGGCGGTCAGGGCAGGCTTTTTGCTTTTCATCAGGGCCAGCACGCCGGCCACGTGGGGCGCGGCCATCGAGGTGCCCGCCTTACCCCCATACTGCCCACTGCCCAGGGTGCTCACCACCTGCTGTCCGGAAGCTTCACCGCCGGGGGCCATCAGGTCAATCCGGGTGCCATAGTTGGAGTACGGGGCCCGGTCGCCGGCGGCATTGGTAGCGCCCACCGTTATCACCCCGCTGCACCCGGCAGGGCTGAAGGTGCTGGCGTCCACATTGGAGTTGCCTGCCGCCACCACGATGATGGCACCGGCGTTATTCGCATCGTTGATGGCCTGTTGTAGGGCAGGGGCGTTGGTGCAGGCCACCGGCCCTCCCAGCGACATATTAATCACGCTGGCAGGGTTCGCGTTGGCCGGAACGCCAGACACACTCAGTCCTGCAGCCCATCTCAGGGCATCGGCCACGTCGGCCAGGGTTCCACTGCCGCCGCTCAGCGCGCGAATCGGAACCAGGCGCGCACCCCACGAGACCCCGGCCACCCCCAGGCTGTTGTTGGTGGCGGCTCCCACCGTGCCGGTGACGTGGTTGCCGTGGAAGTCGGTGCCGGGGCTGGTGTCCTCGGGGTTGGGGTCGCGTCCATCGCCGTCGCCGGAGTCGGCAGCGTTGGAGTAAAAGTCGTAGCCGGGTAAGAGCTTCCCGGCCAGGTCGGGGTGACCGGCCACCACGCCCCCGTCAATGACCGCTACCCTGACCAGGTTGGAAGCGCCGGTTTCGATGTCCCAGGCGCCCGGTAAGTTGATGGCCTCGTAATGCCAGCGCTGGTTGGGGTACTGGGGGTCGTTGGGGGTGGCCTGAGCAGAAAGGATGTAGTTGGGGTGCGCGAACTCCACATCACTCCGGCTTTGCAACGACTGCAACAAAGTGAGGGTGTCGGTACGGTTCAGGTTGGCGCGGTAGAGATAGGTGCGCTCGGTGCCCAGCGGTCTGACCTGTTGGATCTCCACCCCCGAAACCGAAAGCCGGTTTAGCGATTGCAGGCTGACCTGAGGTTTGAACCTCACGATGAGTTCGCCCTCCACAAAGGGCGCGGTCAGGTCGGCATTTTGCAGAGAGGTTTGCAGGGCAATGCTGACCGTTCCGCTGATGACCCCATTGCCTGGGGGAGGAGGGGAGGGGGGCTCGAGTACCGTCACCCCCACCGAGGCGCTCCTGGTAGGGTCGGCCACGCTGCGGGCGGTGATGGTAGCCGTTCCGGCGGACTCTCCGCGCACCACGCCGTTGTTTACCGAGACGATGCTGGGATTGCTGCTGCTCCAGGTGACGCGGGTGTCGCTGGTGCCGGTCACTGTGGCGGCAATTGCTCTTTGCTGGCCAATATCCAGGGAAAAAGCGCTGCTTGGGTTGAGGCTGACCGTGATGTTTGGGGGCGGTGGGGGAGCAGGGTTGGGGCAGGCGGTGAGTACAAGGGCTAATAGGCCAAGCCAGTAGGTGCGGGTCATGTTGCCAGCATACTGTTTGGACTTGCAGAGGCCATGAAAACTGGCTAAAGACCAGGCTTTTATCATAATCACATATGAAAGCTGTCTCCATCCCCAGTCCGTTGCCGTATCTAGCCCAGATACCCGATTCCCGCGAGTACTTGAAAACCCATCATCGCTGGCAAGACCTGCTGCTGATC includes the following:
- the minC gene encoding septum site-determining protein MinC, which gives rise to MRIRATLNALALRLDGNETPEMLRKALAELPDLPLEVEVAGVVNQATLEALLELGRERGLQFRPQRGEKYIPYTEVIDQTLRSGARVESPGTVVVLGDVNAGAEIIAAGDIIVVGKLRGLAHAGATGQEEAAIWAMSLEAKQLRIAHHVAQAPDGEKSTRGPERARVVEGRIVLEAWGKKA
- the lpdA gene encoding dihydrolipoyl dehydrogenase, which produces MSTIYDVIVIGTGPGGYHAAIRAAQLGKKVLAVEAEYVGGVCLNVGCIPTKALLHAAEELEGIRHGGEFGLEVKEARLDTKKLGGWRDGIVKKLTGGVSQLLKGNKVDLKIGFARFVDKNTIEVGGERIQGQTFIVATGSEPNTLPGFEVDQKDIVDSTGALRVEEKFPKRLLCIGGGAIGLEFAQVYKRLGAEVTVIEFMGQILPAADPETAGLLAKILGKQGIAIRTQTKGVKVERKKDGLHVTLEDLKAAKQETLVVDKILVATGRRPRGKGLGLEGIGVRVDERGYIPTNERMETNVPGIYAIGDVTRPPLLAHKAMKEGLIAAENAAGGNAAMDYQIPNVVYTSPEWAAVGLTEEEATRAGYKVKVGKFPLSASGRAMTLGATEGLIKLIGDAETDLLLGAHMVGPSASDLIAEMALALEMGATVTDVGLTVHAHPTLSEGIMEAAEHLHRQAIHIANR
- a CDS encoding dihydrolipoamide acetyltransferase family protein, whose product is MPKEVVLPELAESVVEGEILRWLVNEGDALQKDQPFVEVMTDKVTVELPSPLAGVLLQKLVKEGDVVPVHAPIALVAEPGEVTAPISNQKPAPAPSVQAQEERSIVEPGRVVEDDGANLSLFKPDSKPEQVKNPFSKAAPLQAVESTTVAQPRRVIAVPAARKLARELGLDIAQVPGSGPGGRVRVEDVRAYAQSKEQAPAAPAPEPTGHKPPATGFPPPVQYKPPKGYEDLETRVPLRGLRRAIAQQMVASHLYTVRTLSVDEADLTELVALRERLKPEAEAQGVKLSYLPFIFKAIAVALKKFPSLNSSLDEARQEVVLKHYINIGMAVAAENGLIVPVVRDVDRKSLLQLAREIADLAEKARAGKLAPEEVSGSTFSVTNIGSIGALFSFPIINVPDAAILGVHSIQKRPVVNQRDEIVVRQMMYLSLSFDHRLVDGAEAARFCKEVIRLLEKPERLFLEAL
- a CDS encoding alpha-ketoacid dehydrogenase subunit beta translates to MPTMTLIQAINTALDEEMSRDERVMLLGEDVGKRGGVFLATEGLQQKYGPDRVIDSPLSEAAILGAAVGLAAHGMRPVAEIQFADYVFPGIDQLFSQAAKLRYRSGGQFTAPMVVRMPTGGGVKGGHHHSQSPEAHFAHTAGLKVVVVSTPYDTKGLLKAAIRNDDPVVFMEPKRLYRAVKEEVPSDDYLIPIGKAAIRREGSDITLVSYGGPMVETLRAAEEMAAVGVDPEVIDLRTVMPWDKETVLNSVAKTGRLLMISEAPRTASVASEVTATVSEELFDQLLAPPLRVTGFDTPYPLAQDKLYMPTVTRILNAAKRLLDY
- a CDS encoding thiamine pyrophosphate-dependent dehydrogenase E1 component subunit alpha; amino-acid sequence: MVQEKIRFQPFSPEPIRLVDEQGHWIAPFEHGLSPEQLQRFYRDMLAARILDEKLVILIRTGKTSFIAPHAGHEGAQVAIAHALQKGHDWLFPYYRDMGLVLAMEVPLVEIFGQTLGNAADPAKGRQMPSHPGSKSLNIFTVCSAIASHVPPAAGAAISMKLRGTGQVAICTFGDGATSEGDWHAGINFAAVQGAPAVFVCENNRYAISVNISKQTASENIAVKAHAYGIPGYYVDGLDVLASYFVMKEAIERARAGHGPSLVELVVHRFGAHSSADDDSRYRSREELAAERQQDPLLRYQRFLEKEGLWDAQWANELRIELAKEQEAALQEALQAGEPDPLQMFDDVYAARPWHLEEQRRLVMDELQS
- a CDS encoding 23S rRNA (pseudouridine(1915)-N(3))-methyltransferase RlmH, producing MKLRVCVIGKPKLAYAKAGVEEYTRRLQRYGKLELLYLKEGIPVQEGQRLLEASEGYRRVVLDERGQLPDTLAFKARLEAWELEAEKGVAFLIGGAEGHTQAVRDEADWLLSLSKLTLQHELALVVLLEQLYRVETLKRGEPYHR
- a CDS encoding S8 family peptidase is translated as MTRTYWLGLLALVLTACPNPAPPPPPNITVSLNPSSAFSLDIGQQRAIAATVTGTSDTRVTWSSSNPSIVSVNNGVVRGESAGTATITARSVADPTRSASVGVTVLEPPSPPPPGNGVISGTVSIALQTSLQNADLTAPFVEGELIVRFKPQVSLQSLNRLSVSGVEIQQVRPLGTERTYLYRANLNRTDTLTLLQSLQSRSDVEFAHPNYILSAQATPNDPQYPNQRWHYEAINLPGAWDIETGASNLVRVAVIDGGVVAGHPDLAGKLLPGYDFYSNAADSGDGDGRDPNPEDTSPGTDFHGNHVTGTVGAATNNSLGVAGVSWGARLVPIRALSGGSGTLADVADALRWAAGLSVSGVPANANPASVINMSLGGPVACTNAPALQQAINDANNAGAIIVVAAGNSNVDASTFSPAGCSGVITVGATNAAGDRAPYSNYGTRIDLMAPGGEASGQQVVSTLGSGQYGGKAGTSMAAPHVAGVLALMKSKKPALTAAEGLSILKDTARPLNPAQCNRPSGLECGAGLINAQAALARLNTPPPRSLVLSASPNALTLNTGASASVTIGIIRTNFTEPVALSVSGQPGGTTPSFSPASPVSGSSTTLTIPAGSTPGTYTLVVSGSASVSGQTVQGETRITLTVVQPPTTPPPTQNIQGTRIYFDAVLRETPTLSLLLDFSPVVITQTGTQAPYSRSSLSTTGLVGYRISAWKDVNDNGTQDVGDLFGWYRVNGNIATVMPDASNINVVLEPVLSTTLTREKWLKQMGYPAREDTPR